From the Pedobacter cryoconitis genome, one window contains:
- a CDS encoding ABC transporter ATP-binding protein, translating into MSTKKPKNGISRLLQIAGKEKLLLMLSAILAVIHVLLSVIPYILVYYIMKTMLAPPVDTQQVYTYIYQAVIAMIAAYGLLYASGVTSHIAAFNILYELRKQMAEKLGRLPIGFINQNNSGALKKIMADDVERIENFIAHSIPDFVKGVALPIVTLVYLFTVNWMLALSSCLPIVLLAVFMPVLFSKSRNSVLTAYHESLEEMNSGIVEFVRAMPVIKIFGHTADSFDQYSGSVYRFRDMVVAYIRMASPGFGIFISFISNASLPILALGFYLFFNGGLSLPVFFLFLILGVGYIRPLFALNNMGTQISLINHGVKRLDEILFSQEQETTGEKKLTSGFSIDFEDVSFSYDDQTLALSKVNFSIPQGSITALVGPSGSGKSTAAQLVSRFWDVTSGRITIGKQDIRNLKPEELMKHVSFVFQESFMFQQTIFENIRMGMDKTEKQLVEAARAAQCHDFIEQLPKGYQTLWGEKGVHLSGGEQQRIQLARAILKDSPILILDEATAFSDPENEHLIQQAFNQLISNKTVIVIAHRLSTITSCDQLVVLDKGQVNGIGTHKELLEDCILYQNMWNAHTRAKEFTLSEY; encoded by the coding sequence ATGAGTACAAAGAAACCTAAAAACGGCATCAGCAGGTTGTTGCAAATTGCCGGGAAAGAAAAATTATTATTGATGTTATCAGCAATATTAGCAGTTATACATGTACTGCTATCCGTAATTCCTTATATTTTAGTTTATTATATAATGAAGACTATGCTTGCGCCTCCGGTTGATACGCAGCAGGTATATACTTATATCTATCAGGCTGTAATCGCAATGATAGCAGCCTATGGTTTATTATATGCTTCGGGCGTAACCTCACATATTGCTGCCTTTAATATCTTATATGAACTCCGTAAACAGATGGCCGAAAAGCTAGGCCGTTTACCAATCGGGTTTATCAATCAGAATAACTCAGGAGCGTTGAAAAAGATCATGGCTGATGATGTAGAGCGGATTGAAAACTTCATTGCACACAGTATTCCTGATTTTGTGAAAGGCGTGGCTTTACCAATCGTTACGCTGGTTTATCTTTTTACAGTCAACTGGATGCTGGCTTTAAGTAGTTGCCTGCCTATAGTACTGCTGGCTGTATTTATGCCTGTTTTGTTTAGTAAATCAAGAAACAGCGTGCTTACTGCTTACCATGAGTCGCTGGAAGAAATGAATTCCGGTATTGTAGAATTTGTAAGAGCAATGCCGGTCATTAAGATTTTTGGGCATACGGCTGATAGCTTTGATCAGTACAGTGGATCAGTTTATCGCTTCAGAGATATGGTTGTGGCGTATATCCGTATGGCATCACCCGGGTTTGGGATTTTTATCAGTTTCATCAGCAATGCTTCTTTGCCCATATTGGCCTTAGGTTTCTATTTGTTTTTTAACGGAGGATTGAGTTTACCGGTATTTTTCCTTTTCCTGATTTTAGGTGTGGGATATATTCGTCCATTATTTGCTTTGAATAATATGGGGACACAGATTTCACTGATTAACCATGGAGTTAAAAGACTGGATGAAATCTTATTTAGCCAGGAGCAGGAAACTACAGGAGAGAAGAAACTGACATCCGGTTTCAGCATAGATTTTGAGGATGTTTCGTTCAGCTATGATGATCAGACACTTGCTTTAAGTAAGGTTAATTTCTCTATTCCGCAGGGAAGCATTACGGCATTGGTTGGGCCTTCAGGATCAGGTAAATCAACAGCAGCGCAATTAGTTTCCCGTTTTTGGGATGTGACCTCAGGCCGCATAACTATTGGTAAACAGGATATCAGGAATCTCAAGCCTGAGGAATTGATGAAACATGTTTCTTTTGTTTTCCAGGAGAGTTTTATGTTTCAGCAGACGATTTTTGAAAACATAAGGATGGGAATGGACAAAACGGAAAAACAGCTTGTAGAAGCAGCAAGAGCTGCTCAATGTCATGATTTTATTGAACAGCTGCCCAAGGGTTATCAAACTTTATGGGGTGAAAAAGGGGTTCATTTGAGTGGGGGAGAGCAGCAGCGGATTCAACTGGCACGGGCAATTCTAAAAGATTCCCCAATCCTGATCCTGGATGAAGCTACAGCTTTCAGTGATCCGGAGAATGAACATTTGATCCAGCAGGCTTTTAATCAATTGATCAGTAATAAAACGGTGATTGTAATTGCGCACAGGTTGAGTACAATTACCAGTTGTGATCAGCTGGTAGTACTTGATAAAGGCCAGGTAAACGGGATTGGTACGCACAAAGAATTACTGGAGGATTGTATACTCTATCAAAATATGTGGAATGCCCATACACGTGCCAAAGAATTTACGCTCTCTGAATATTAA
- the metQ gene encoding methionine ABC transporter substrate-binding lipoprotein MetQ: MKINLLAAVAVIASVSLFSCGGGAKKSDPNHIKVGVESGPEFAVAEAAQKVAREKFGLEVELVQFNDFVMPNEALSQGDLDVNVFQNKPYLDVQTKQRGYKFAIQGNTFVFPLAGYSKKIKKIEELKEGNTIIIPNDPTNGGRALLLLQKSGLLKLKDGVGLLPTVNDIIENPKKIKILELEAPQLPRALDDQNVTIAIINNTFATSVGLIADRDGLIVEDKKSPYVNIIVSREDNKDEEKIKKFVKAFQSDEVAAAAAKIFKGGAVKGW, encoded by the coding sequence ATGAAAATCAATTTACTGGCAGCTGTGGCTGTAATTGCTTCAGTATCCTTATTCAGCTGCGGCGGAGGTGCTAAAAAGAGTGACCCGAACCACATTAAAGTAGGGGTAGAATCAGGGCCGGAATTTGCAGTGGCTGAAGCTGCTCAGAAAGTGGCCAGAGAGAAATTTGGCTTAGAGGTAGAATTGGTTCAGTTCAATGATTTCGTGATGCCTAATGAAGCACTTAGCCAGGGTGATCTGGATGTGAATGTGTTCCAGAATAAACCTTATCTGGATGTACAGACTAAACAACGCGGTTATAAATTTGCAATTCAGGGCAATACTTTTGTTTTTCCATTAGCTGGTTATTCTAAAAAGATTAAGAAAATTGAAGAGCTGAAAGAAGGAAATACGATTATCATTCCTAATGATCCGACTAACGGTGGCCGCGCTTTACTTCTTTTACAAAAATCAGGTTTACTGAAATTAAAAGATGGTGTTGGTCTGTTACCTACTGTAAACGATATCATCGAAAATCCTAAAAAGATAAAGATTCTTGAATTGGAAGCTCCGCAATTGCCAAGAGCACTGGATGATCAGAATGTGACCATTGCAATCATCAACAATACTTTTGCGACTTCTGTAGGCTTAATTGCAGACCGTGACGGACTGATTGTAGAAGATAAGAAATCACCTTATGTAAATATCATTGTATCCAGAGAAGATAACAAAGATGAAGAGAAGATCAAGAAGTTTGTAAAAGCTTTTCAATCTGATGAAGTAGCGGCTGCTGCTGCTAAAATATTCAAAGGTGGTGCTGTTAAGGGCTGGTAA
- a CDS encoding helix-turn-helix transcriptional regulator codes for MGMALCDENGKWTEIGGIADYSGPLFTGTGQHPPLVTERKEKYNFASFDAELVQLALPNTYIVFGDMRLKHNRLRFRSTDEPDFVELHFSLAGGGLMENHINGHIHEFKALQHNLIYSPEFDGVGQYNTNETYQFFEIHFSRDYFLELVKDTGNVLAGFCKNVKEHRFSDLSNTNLRMTFAMHQCIREIMNCNFSGGLKLMFLQAKCIELLSLQAQAFEQFAKKNIKSVLKSPYEIDCIHAAREYLTKNIHTPPSLTELAKISGINEFKLKNGFKELFDTTVFGYLSDVKLIEAKEQLLSGIAIKVISENMGYSSVQHFSTAFSKKFGIPPGKVKMN; via the coding sequence ATGGGAATGGCTTTATGTGATGAAAACGGTAAATGGACTGAAATCGGCGGAATAGCCGATTACAGCGGCCCGCTGTTCACAGGAACCGGCCAGCATCCTCCCTTAGTCACAGAACGTAAGGAAAAATATAACTTCGCTTCTTTTGATGCAGAACTCGTTCAGCTGGCTTTACCCAATACTTATATCGTTTTTGGAGATATGAGGCTAAAGCATAACAGGCTAAGATTCCGTTCAACAGACGAACCTGATTTCGTAGAGTTACATTTTTCACTGGCTGGTGGCGGATTGATGGAGAATCATATCAATGGACATATCCACGAATTTAAAGCCTTGCAGCATAACCTGATTTATAGCCCCGAATTTGATGGCGTCGGACAGTACAATACCAATGAAACCTACCAGTTTTTCGAGATTCATTTTAGCAGGGATTACTTTCTGGAACTGGTTAAAGACACAGGAAATGTATTGGCAGGATTTTGCAAGAATGTAAAGGAACATCGGTTCTCAGATCTTTCTAATACAAATTTAAGGATGACTTTTGCCATGCACCAATGTATTCGCGAGATCATGAATTGTAATTTTTCGGGAGGATTAAAGCTCATGTTTTTACAAGCTAAATGTATAGAGCTATTAAGCCTGCAAGCACAGGCATTCGAACAGTTTGCCAAAAAGAACATTAAATCCGTTCTAAAGTCACCCTATGAAATTGACTGTATCCACGCTGCGCGGGAATACCTGACTAAAAACATACATACCCCTCCTTCGCTAACAGAACTGGCCAAAATATCCGGGATTAACGAATTCAAATTAAAGAATGGTTTTAAGGAATTATTTGACACGACGGTATTTGGTTATCTGAGTGATGTCAAACTCATTGAAGCAAAAGAGCAGTTACTTTCCGGGATTGCCATCAAAGTAATCTCAGAGAATATGGGTTATTCATCTGTACAACATTTCAGCACTGCTTTTAGTAAGAAATTCGGGATCCCGCCTGGTAAAGTAAAGATGAATTAG
- a CDS encoding sensor histidine kinase → MIMLINIIFLVLILRLSFEKRIIESVLKKDWPVLLAVQHILFWVIFTFVNVYFYISFVAFPDSIYCIIIALMSNAAIYYISFNKLVPEFYITRNYAQYILYTILIFVVFSLTRILIEPGLTGGQPAKIEQGLLFIFIYTSHGICILVSSLLGISKHKFMIEHDLVLLESIKKEADMNLLKSKVNPHFLLNTLNNIYAIGDNINELQSQSVLNLSQLLQYTIYETDHKRISISKELQMIRALTGLYQLKHGHLLDISFGFTDQDWMDEVEIPPAVFLTLYENALKHSAIGNDPLAWIKVDIAMEKDKLLFSVRNSISGLGEVNVHYEYKGIGLTLIRQLMNIEMGPDHYALQTDPINDTYCATLTLKL, encoded by the coding sequence ATGATTATGCTCATTAACATTATCTTTTTAGTGCTGATTTTAAGATTATCTTTTGAGAAGAGAATCATTGAATCGGTATTAAAAAAGGACTGGCCCGTATTACTTGCGGTACAGCATATCCTGTTTTGGGTCATTTTTACTTTTGTAAATGTGTATTTCTACATTTCATTTGTAGCATTTCCTGATAGCATATATTGTATTATAATCGCTTTAATGAGTAATGCGGCTATCTACTATATCAGCTTTAATAAGCTTGTGCCAGAGTTTTATATTACCAGGAACTATGCACAGTATATCTTATACACCATTCTTATCTTTGTCGTTTTTAGTTTAACCAGAATCCTGATTGAACCAGGATTAACGGGCGGGCAACCCGCTAAAATTGAACAGGGGCTTTTGTTTATTTTCATTTACACTTCTCATGGGATTTGTATTTTGGTATCAAGTCTGTTAGGGATATCAAAGCATAAGTTTATGATTGAGCATGATCTGGTGCTGCTTGAAAGTATCAAAAAAGAAGCGGACATGAATTTACTAAAGTCTAAAGTGAATCCTCATTTCCTGTTAAATACCCTCAATAATATTTATGCCATCGGGGATAATATCAATGAACTTCAATCACAATCCGTGTTAAACCTGAGTCAGCTGCTACAATACACGATTTATGAAACCGATCATAAACGGATCAGCATTTCCAAAGAGCTTCAGATGATCAGGGCACTGACAGGATTATATCAGCTTAAACATGGCCACCTGCTGGATATTTCTTTTGGTTTCACAGACCAGGACTGGATGGATGAAGTTGAAATACCGCCCGCAGTTTTTTTAACGTTATATGAAAATGCACTGAAACATTCTGCAATCGGCAATGATCCTTTGGCATGGATTAAAGTAGATATCGCAATGGAAAAGGATAAATTATTATTTTCAGTTCGTAATAGCATCTCTGGTTTAGGAGAGGTCAATGTGCATTATGAGTACAAGGGGATAGGGTTGACGCTAATCCGGCAACTGATGAATATTGAAATGGGGCCGGATCACTATGCTTTACAAACCGATCCTATAAACGATACTTACTGCGCCACACTTACTTTAAAATTATGA
- a CDS encoding NAD(P)-dependent alcohol dehydrogenase, translated as MKAVKSYAAQSADKPLAPYQLDRREPGADDVEIKILYCGVCHSDIHTARNEWGGSMYPVVPGHEIVGKVTKVGDQVTRFKVGDTVGVGCFVDSCGHCRNCEEDNEQYCENGHSQTYNSLLQDKKTITYGGYSSHIVVTQKFVLSVSDKLPLEKVAPLLCAGITTYSPLKHWNVKKGDKLAVVGLGGLGHMAVKIAASMGAEVTVLSRSKSKEKDAQQLGAHHFEITTEKETMKKLANNFDYIIDTVSAEHDYNEYLALLRTNGVMVLLGVPPKPSDVQAFQLIGGRRSLVGSLVGGIKETQEMLDYCAEHNITSDVEMINIDQINEAYERTLAGDVHYRFVIDMASLN; from the coding sequence ATGAAAGCAGTAAAATCCTATGCAGCGCAGAGCGCTGATAAACCACTTGCTCCCTATCAGCTAGACCGTCGTGAGCCAGGAGCTGATGATGTAGAGATCAAAATCTTATACTGTGGCGTATGCCATTCAGATATACATACCGCCAGAAACGAATGGGGAGGATCAATGTACCCTGTAGTGCCAGGACATGAAATTGTTGGAAAAGTAACAAAAGTCGGAGACCAGGTGACCCGTTTTAAAGTGGGGGATACTGTTGGCGTAGGCTGTTTTGTAGACTCTTGTGGTCATTGCAGAAACTGTGAAGAAGACAATGAGCAATATTGTGAAAATGGACACTCACAAACCTACAACTCACTGTTACAGGATAAAAAAACAATTACTTATGGTGGTTATTCCAGCCATATTGTAGTGACACAGAAATTTGTATTGAGTGTGTCTGATAAATTGCCTCTTGAAAAAGTAGCCCCATTATTGTGTGCAGGAATCACTACTTATTCTCCATTGAAACACTGGAACGTTAAAAAAGGAGATAAACTGGCGGTTGTTGGTTTAGGCGGATTAGGACATATGGCTGTGAAAATTGCTGCTTCAATGGGTGCAGAAGTAACCGTATTGAGCCGTTCTAAAAGCAAAGAAAAAGATGCACAGCAATTAGGCGCACATCATTTCGAAATCACTACAGAAAAAGAAACGATGAAAAAGCTGGCTAACAATTTTGATTATATCATTGATACAGTATCTGCGGAACATGATTATAACGAGTATCTGGCATTATTACGTACCAATGGGGTGATGGTCTTGTTAGGTGTACCACCTAAACCTTCAGATGTGCAGGCATTCCAATTGATTGGTGGCCGTCGTAGTCTGGTAGGCTCATTGGTAGGAGGAATTAAAGAAACTCAGGAGATGCTGGATTACTGCGCGGAGCATAATATTACTTCGGATGTAGAAATGATCAATATTGACCAGATCAACGAAGCTTACGAACGTACGCTTGCCGGAGATGTTCATTATCGTTTTGTAATTGATATGGCATCTTTGAATTAG
- a CDS encoding LytR/AlgR family response regulator transcription factor has translation MIRLKTVCVDDELPSLKLLKEYCEMMPGIELIKSLSNSKEAISFLEKTRVDLLLLDIRMPGFTGLELLQQLNYKPLCIFITADLGSAVQAYELDVIDYLIKPVPFARFEKSVNKAMDYKRFTAFNDADEQIIMFKSDYMIQRMRLADILWVEGFGEYIKLVGRFKNFTLLQRMTEFAEQYAYLGFIRIHKSYLVLAQDIESYSSSTVKLKSGHELPIGRVYKQNVQLGG, from the coding sequence ATGATCAGATTAAAGACTGTCTGTGTTGATGATGAACTGCCTTCGCTGAAATTGCTGAAGGAGTATTGTGAAATGATGCCTGGAATAGAACTGATCAAATCTCTTTCAAACTCAAAAGAGGCGATCTCATTTTTAGAGAAGACCAGGGTAGATTTGCTTTTGCTGGATATCAGGATGCCAGGGTTTACTGGACTCGAACTCTTGCAACAATTGAATTATAAGCCACTTTGTATTTTTATTACTGCCGATCTGGGGTCTGCGGTTCAGGCTTACGAACTCGATGTAATTGATTACCTGATTAAACCAGTACCTTTTGCCCGTTTTGAAAAGTCGGTTAATAAAGCGATGGACTATAAAAGATTTACGGCTTTTAATGATGCGGATGAACAGATCATTATGTTCAAGTCTGATTATATGATTCAACGGATGCGTCTGGCTGATATTTTATGGGTAGAAGGGTTTGGAGAGTATATTAAACTAGTGGGCAGGTTTAAGAATTTCACTTTATTGCAAAGAATGACGGAGTTCGCTGAACAATACGCTTATTTAGGTTTTATCAGAATCCATAAGTCTTATTTAGTCCTTGCGCAAGATATTGAATCTTATTCATCCAGTACGGTAAAGCTAAAATCAGGGCATGAATTGCCAATCGGCAGGGTTTACAAGCAGAATGTACAGCTTGGCGGTTAA
- a CDS encoding ABC transporter ATP-binding protein has product MIKNLFFTFKTSPKTVRKGILFELLHGAFIAVPTGFLLLIIHQLFSGNPDHFRLWTYVWIMLGMLVIQLFVATKTIVSSNMMTYELSTNLRIRLGNHLQRLSMGTFKQRDPGDLASVVLQDVANFELIFGHTVGNMASAIFATLIISGFLLITDWRLALILLAALPLCWLAISIANYLIGKQGQKHVEARNQIGARFLEYVQGIRHIKSFGMTGKRFVSLDKALDDFRKASIRTEIIPGPLVITAGLVLELFFLFMIGVAVTFFAQGSLAAPAFITFLIIGYRLYEPIKVILVDYVILRYMNISLSRIIDVLRIQEQSAGKRLKPNGFDVEFEHVSFAYQEDKNVLNDISFHVPQNSLMALVGPSGSGKTTVTALIARFWDVQKGKVKIGGVDVKDMEPGEVYALISEVFQEVYLFDDTIYNNILFGKPGATEQEVIKAADLAQVLDFAWELPKGLHSKAGEGGNRLSGGQKQRISIARALLKDAPIVLLDEATASLDPENELHIQQAIQELVKNKTVIVVAHKLSTIKNADQILVLKDGLVKEEGTHQKLLEFDGVYHQLWEIQQQLGGWKIKR; this is encoded by the coding sequence ATGATAAAGAATCTTTTTTTTACTTTTAAAACTTCACCAAAAACAGTTCGTAAAGGTATTTTATTCGAACTGCTGCATGGTGCTTTTATAGCCGTTCCTACAGGTTTTCTCCTGTTAATTATTCACCAGTTATTTAGTGGAAACCCGGATCATTTCCGTTTGTGGACTTATGTGTGGATCATGCTAGGAATGCTTGTAATCCAGCTTTTTGTAGCTACAAAGACTATTGTGAGCAGTAATATGATGACCTATGAACTTTCTACCAATTTAAGAATCCGTTTAGGAAATCACTTACAACGTTTATCTATGGGCACATTTAAGCAGCGCGATCCTGGAGATCTGGCCTCCGTGGTTTTGCAGGATGTCGCGAACTTTGAGTTGATTTTTGGGCATACGGTTGGGAATATGGCTTCCGCTATTTTCGCCACCTTGATTATTTCAGGATTTCTGCTGATAACCGACTGGCGTTTAGCACTGATCCTGTTAGCTGCTTTGCCACTTTGCTGGCTGGCTATCAGCATTGCGAATTACCTGATTGGTAAACAGGGACAGAAACATGTTGAGGCAAGAAATCAAATTGGTGCGCGTTTTTTGGAATATGTACAAGGAATCCGTCATATTAAATCATTTGGAATGACAGGTAAGCGTTTTGTCAGCCTTGATAAAGCGCTGGATGATTTTCGTAAAGCAAGTATTCGTACCGAAATTATTCCCGGGCCGCTGGTGATTACTGCTGGTCTGGTCCTGGAATTGTTTTTCCTGTTCATGATCGGTGTAGCAGTTACCTTTTTTGCGCAGGGTAGTTTGGCAGCACCAGCGTTTATTACCTTTTTAATTATCGGATACCGTCTTTATGAACCGATAAAAGTCATTCTGGTTGATTATGTGATTCTGCGTTATATGAATATCAGCTTAAGCAGAATCATTGATGTGTTGCGGATTCAGGAACAGTCAGCGGGAAAAAGGCTGAAACCTAATGGGTTTGATGTGGAGTTTGAGCACGTTAGTTTCGCTTATCAGGAGGACAAAAATGTGTTGAATGATATTTCCTTTCATGTTCCTCAAAATAGTTTAATGGCATTGGTTGGCCCGTCGGGATCAGGTAAAACAACGGTTACCGCTTTAATAGCCCGTTTTTGGGACGTACAAAAGGGTAAGGTGAAAATTGGAGGGGTAGATGTGAAAGATATGGAACCCGGTGAAGTTTATGCTTTAATCAGCGAGGTGTTCCAGGAAGTCTATTTATTCGATGATACGATTTATAACAATATCCTGTTTGGTAAACCCGGCGCAACAGAACAAGAAGTCATCAAAGCCGCAGATTTGGCACAGGTACTTGATTTTGCGTGGGAATTGCCAAAAGGATTACATTCAAAAGCAGGAGAGGGAGGAAACCGGCTTTCCGGGGGTCAAAAACAGCGGATCAGTATTGCCAGAGCATTATTGAAGGACGCGCCTATTGTTTTACTGGATGAGGCAACTGCTTCTTTAGATCCTGAAAATGAGCTGCATATACAGCAAGCTATCCAGGAACTCGTGAAAAATAAAACAGTGATCGTGGTTGCGCATAAACTGTCTACTATTAAAAATGCAGATCAGATATTGGTGCTTAAAGATGGGTTGGTCAAAGAAGAGGGTACACACCAAAAATTATTGGAATTTGATGGCGTGTACCATCAGCTGTGGGAGATTCAACAACAATTAGGAGGCTGGAAAATCAAAAGATAA
- the metN gene encoding methionine ABC transporter ATP-binding protein MetN — MIIITFAPNMIVLKNITKQFHQKNREITALSDVSLTVPKGKIYGVIGASGAGKSTLIRCVNLLERPTSGEVIVDGLNLIDLSPAALAKERRQIGMIFQHFNLLSSRTVSENIAFPLELDKVPKDQIQKRVAELLALVGLEDKGKDYPANLSGGQKQRVAIARTLASNPKVLLCDEATSALDPATTKSILTLLKDINKRLNITILLITHEMDVVKSICDEVAVISAGKLIEQGTVSEIFAHPKAELTREFIASSLKINIPETYLERLSDTLTADKKPLLKLEFTGQSVDDPVLSEVSRLFNLNNNIIYAQIEYAGGVKFGAMVIEVSGAQQDSLKAIAYYEEKQIKVEVLGYV, encoded by the coding sequence ATGATTATTATTACTTTTGCGCCGAACATGATTGTATTAAAAAATATAACTAAACAATTTCATCAGAAAAACAGGGAGATTACGGCTTTGTCGGACGTCTCTCTAACCGTGCCCAAAGGTAAAATCTATGGGGTGATCGGGGCATCAGGTGCAGGGAAAAGCACTTTGATCCGCTGTGTGAATTTGTTGGAAAGACCAACATCTGGTGAGGTTATCGTAGATGGGCTGAACCTGATTGATTTATCGCCGGCAGCGCTGGCTAAAGAAAGAAGACAGATCGGTATGATCTTTCAGCATTTCAATTTATTGTCATCGAGAACGGTTTCCGAAAACATTGCATTTCCTTTAGAGCTTGATAAAGTTCCTAAAGACCAGATCCAAAAAAGAGTTGCTGAATTACTTGCGCTGGTAGGTTTGGAAGATAAGGGAAAAGATTACCCTGCTAATTTATCTGGTGGACAGAAACAACGGGTTGCGATTGCCAGAACACTGGCGAGTAATCCAAAAGTGCTGTTATGTGATGAAGCCACAAGTGCTTTAGATCCGGCTACGACAAAGTCTATCCTTACCTTATTAAAAGATATCAATAAAAGGCTGAATATTACTATTCTGCTGATTACCCATGAAATGGATGTCGTGAAAAGTATCTGTGATGAAGTTGCAGTTATCAGTGCCGGTAAATTAATTGAACAGGGTACAGTGAGTGAAATTTTTGCGCATCCTAAAGCAGAGCTGACCCGTGAATTTATCGCTTCATCTTTAAAAATAAATATCCCGGAAACATACCTGGAAAGATTAAGTGATACACTGACCGCAGATAAAAAGCCATTATTAAAACTTGAATTTACCGGGCAGTCGGTAGACGATCCTGTGCTGTCAGAAGTCAGCAGGTTATTCAACCTCAATAACAATATTATTTACGCACAAATTGAATATGCCGGAGGTGTTAAATTTGGCGCTATGGTAATTGAAGTTTCCGGTGCACAGCAAGACAGCCTGAAGGCAATAGCATATTATGAAGAAAAACAAATCAAAGTGGAGGTTTTAGGGTATGTCTGA
- the metI gene encoding methionine ABC transporter permease MetI — protein sequence MSDAMILMMFKGTWETIVMTFVSGFFGFVIGLPTGVMLYLTRKGQVLENRTLNNVVSVFVNVFRSIPFIILIVWMIPFTRMLVGTSIGIEAALVPLSIGAAPFIARMVENSLIEVPGGLVEAARAMGATPFQIVCKVLLPEALPSLINTASITLITLVGYSAMGGAVGAGGLGQIGYQYGYVGYDVLVMNTVLIVLVALVFAIQFTGDFLAKRVDHRK from the coding sequence ATGTCTGATGCGATGATTTTGATGATGTTCAAAGGAACATGGGAGACTATAGTCATGACCTTTGTCTCTGGCTTTTTCGGTTTTGTAATTGGATTGCCAACCGGAGTTATGCTTTATCTGACCAGAAAAGGCCAGGTGCTGGAAAACAGAACGCTGAACAATGTGGTATCGGTTTTTGTGAATGTTTTCCGTTCTATTCCGTTTATTATTCTGATTGTCTGGATGATTCCTTTTACCCGCATGCTGGTTGGAACTTCTATTGGTATTGAAGCTGCTTTAGTTCCTTTAAGTATTGGTGCGGCACCTTTTATTGCCAGAATGGTAGAAAATAGTCTGATCGAAGTGCCAGGTGGGCTGGTTGAGGCTGCAAGAGCAATGGGGGCAACTCCTTTTCAAATTGTTTGCAAAGTATTATTACCAGAAGCATTGCCTTCGCTGATTAATACGGCTTCCATTACTTTAATCACACTTGTTGGTTATTCGGCTATGGGTGGCGCAGTTGGTGCAGGAGGATTAGGGCAAATCGGTTATCAATATGGCTATGTAGGTTATGATGTACTGGTGATGAACACGGTGTTGATCGTACTGGTTGCATTAGTTTTTGCGATCCAGTTTACCGGAGATTTTCTGGCTAAGCGTGTAGACCATAGGAAATAG